One part of the Mesorhizobium sp. M4B.F.Ca.ET.058.02.1.1 genome encodes these proteins:
- the bioB gene encoding biotin synthase BioB gives MHAAISEKTAPEVQSLGDRRVWSLEEAQALHDAPFNDLLFQAQTVHRQNFDPNKVQLSRLLSIKTGGCPEDCGYCSQSAHHESGLKASKLMEVRRVIAEATKARDAGATRYCMGAAWRNPKGRDMDAVVAMVEGVKALGMETCMTLGMLDLGQAQRLKEAGLDYYNHNIDTSERYYSEIISTRTFADRLDTLANVRDSGIKVCCGGIVGMGEEPVDRIDMLVTLANLPEHPESVPINMLIPIAGTPLADARPIEPIEFVRVIALARIMMPKSHVRLSAGRTAMTDEMQALCFFAGANSIFVGDTLLTADNPGEDKDTLLFRRLGIEPMDLEAQ, from the coding sequence ATGCACGCAGCGATTTCGGAAAAGACCGCGCCTGAAGTTCAATCCCTCGGCGACCGCCGGGTATGGAGCCTGGAAGAAGCCCAGGCTCTCCACGATGCACCTTTCAACGACCTCTTGTTTCAGGCGCAGACCGTTCACCGCCAGAACTTCGATCCCAACAAGGTCCAGCTCAGCCGACTTCTCAGCATCAAGACGGGCGGCTGTCCGGAGGATTGCGGCTATTGCAGCCAGTCGGCGCACCATGAAAGCGGGCTGAAGGCGTCGAAGCTGATGGAGGTCAGGCGCGTCATCGCTGAAGCGACCAAGGCGCGCGACGCCGGCGCCACCCGCTATTGCATGGGCGCCGCCTGGCGAAATCCCAAGGGGCGCGACATGGATGCGGTCGTGGCGATGGTCGAAGGCGTCAAGGCGCTGGGCATGGAGACCTGCATGACGCTCGGCATGCTCGACCTCGGCCAGGCGCAGCGGCTGAAGGAGGCCGGCCTCGACTACTACAACCACAACATCGACACCTCCGAGCGCTACTACTCAGAGATCATCTCGACCCGGACATTTGCAGACCGCCTGGATACGCTGGCCAATGTCCGCGACAGCGGCATCAAGGTCTGCTGCGGCGGCATTGTCGGCATGGGCGAAGAGCCGGTGGACCGGATCGACATGCTGGTGACATTGGCCAACCTGCCGGAACATCCGGAAAGCGTTCCGATCAACATGCTCATCCCGATCGCCGGCACCCCGCTTGCCGATGCCAGGCCGATCGAGCCGATCGAGTTCGTGCGCGTGATCGCGCTGGCGCGCATCATGATGCCGAAATCGCATGTCCGACTTTCCGCCGGGCGCACCGCCATGACCGACGAGATGCAGGCGCTGTGCTTCTTTGCCGGCGCCAACTCGATCTTCGTCGGCGACACGCTGCTGACGGCGGACAATCCCGGCGAGGACAAAGATACGCTGCTGTTCCGCCGTCTCGGCATCGAGCCGATGGACCTCGAGGCGCAATGA
- the bioD gene encoding dethiobiotin synthase has translation MTKRIVITGTDTGIGKTVFSAGLACLLDGFYWKPVQSGLDEETDSQVVERLAGLPPGRVLPEVYRLKEPLSPHRSAELDGVAIDAAELSLPDLPGPLVIEGAGGLMVPLNRRTKFIDIFAQWRVPVILCARTKLGTINHTLLSIEALRARSIPLIGIAFIGDEVADTQRTIVEFSGVRQLGRLPLLDPLTSENLREAMITGFDLTAIAGGE, from the coding sequence ATGACCAAGCGCATCGTCATCACCGGAACAGATACCGGGATCGGCAAAACGGTGTTTTCGGCCGGGCTCGCCTGCCTGCTCGACGGCTTCTACTGGAAGCCGGTGCAATCGGGCCTCGACGAGGAGACCGACAGCCAGGTCGTGGAACGGCTCGCCGGCTTGCCGCCGGGGCGCGTGCTGCCCGAAGTGTATCGCCTGAAGGAGCCGCTATCGCCGCATCGTTCAGCCGAACTCGACGGCGTCGCGATAGACGCCGCAGAGCTGTCGCTTCCGGACTTGCCGGGCCCGCTCGTCATCGAAGGCGCCGGGGGACTGATGGTGCCGCTCAACCGGCGCACTAAATTCATCGACATCTTCGCGCAGTGGCGAGTGCCGGTCATCCTGTGCGCCCGTACCAAGCTCGGCACGATCAACCACACCCTCCTGTCGATCGAGGCGCTCAGGGCCCGATCCATCCCGCTCATCGGCATTGCCTTCATCGGCGATGAGGTGGCCGACACGCAGAGAACAATCGTGGAATTCAGCGGCGTGCGCCAGCTTGGCAGGCTGCCGCTGCTCGATCCGCTGACGAGTGAGAATCTAAGGGAGGCGATGATTACCGGCTTCGACCTCACAGCGATTGCGGGAGGCGAATGA
- the nadA gene encoding quinolinate synthase NadA: MFNASARTAALYERVRRVIPPIEWPAFAGDIDAVLDLKRQRNAVILAHNYQTPEIFHCVADIVGDSLALARKAISAEADVIVLAGVHFMAETAKLLNPEKTVLIPDLRAGCSLADSITAEDIRLLRQRYPGLPVVTYVNTSAEVKAESDICCTSGNAKAVVESLGVPRVIMLPDEYLAHNIAAQTDVEIIAWKGHCEVHERFTPADIRELRENHPGVTVLAHPECPPDVVAEADFSGSTAAMSDYVERQKPPRVVLMTECSMSDNVALQHPEVEFIRPCNLCPHMKRITLASIRMALEQNRHVVTIEPEIAGRARLAVERMLAV, encoded by the coding sequence ATGTTCAACGCCTCCGCGCGCACGGCCGCGCTCTACGAACGCGTGCGCCGGGTCATCCCACCGATCGAATGGCCCGCCTTCGCCGGCGACATCGACGCCGTTCTCGACCTGAAGCGGCAGCGAAACGCTGTCATCCTGGCGCACAACTATCAGACGCCGGAGATCTTCCATTGCGTCGCCGATATCGTCGGCGACAGCCTGGCGCTTGCCCGCAAGGCGATATCGGCCGAAGCGGACGTGATTGTGCTGGCCGGCGTGCATTTCATGGCCGAGACGGCAAAGCTGCTTAACCCTGAGAAGACCGTGCTCATTCCAGACCTGCGCGCAGGCTGTTCACTGGCGGACTCTATTACCGCCGAGGATATCCGCCTGCTCAGGCAACGCTACCCCGGCCTGCCGGTCGTCACCTATGTCAACACGTCGGCTGAGGTGAAGGCCGAGTCCGACATCTGTTGCACGTCAGGCAATGCGAAAGCGGTCGTCGAGTCCCTTGGCGTTCCCCGGGTGATCATGCTGCCGGACGAGTATCTGGCCCATAACATCGCCGCCCAGACCGACGTGGAGATCATCGCCTGGAAAGGGCATTGCGAGGTGCATGAGCGCTTCACGCCAGCCGATATCCGCGAGTTGCGCGAAAACCATCCCGGCGTGACGGTGCTCGCGCATCCCGAATGCCCGCCCGATGTGGTGGCCGAGGCCGACTTTTCCGGCTCGACCGCCGCCATGTCCGATTATGTCGAAAGGCAAAAGCCGCCCCGCGTCGTGCTGATGACGGAATGCTCGATGAGCGACAATGTCGCGCTCCAGCATCCCGAGGTCGAATTCATCCGACCCTGCAATCTCTGCCCGCACATGAAGCGGATAACGCTGGCCAGCATCCGCATGGCGCTCGAGCAGAACCGCCATGTCGTCACCATTGAGCCGGAGATTGCCGGGCGCGCGCGGCTGGCCGTCGAGCGGATGCTGGCGGTATGA
- a CDS encoding isochorismatase family cysteine hydrolase, producing MSAHGLTYGPLGSSCVHLCVDMQRLFAEPSPWATPWMARVLPLIETLVARHAAQTIFTRFLPAQRPGQGVGTWKRYYDRWASMTMSELDPEMIELLPSLMRHSPPATVLDKHIYSPWFEGRLRNFLAQHRIDTLVITGGETDVCVLATVLGAIDFGYRVVLVTDALCSTSDATHDALLTVYHQRFAQQVETVEMETILSEWT from the coding sequence ATGTCAGCGCATGGATTGACCTACGGACCATTGGGCAGCAGTTGCGTCCATCTCTGCGTCGACATGCAGCGCTTGTTCGCGGAGCCATCGCCCTGGGCGACGCCGTGGATGGCCCGCGTCCTGCCCCTCATCGAAACGCTGGTCGCAAGGCATGCGGCGCAAACCATCTTTACCCGCTTCCTGCCTGCACAGAGGCCGGGGCAGGGGGTGGGCACGTGGAAGCGCTACTATGACCGATGGGCGTCGATGACCATGTCCGAGCTCGACCCGGAAATGATTGAGCTTCTGCCTTCGCTGATGCGGCACTCTCCGCCGGCAACCGTTCTCGACAAGCACATCTATTCGCCCTGGTTCGAGGGCAGGCTCAGGAACTTTCTCGCGCAGCATAGGATCGACACGCTGGTGATCACCGGCGGCGAGACCGACGTCTGCGTGCTGGCAACCGTTCTCGGCGCCATTGATTTCGGCTACCGGGTGGTGCTGGTGACGGACGCTCTGTGCAGCACTTCGGATGCCACTCACGACGCGCTGCTAACGGTCTATCATCAACGATTTGCGCAGCAGGTCGAGACAGTGGAGATGGAGACAATCCTGTCGGAGTGGACCTAG
- a CDS encoding beta-ketoacyl-ACP synthase III gives MSRSSRLLGFGHHAPARRVENQEIEDRLGLEPGWIERRTGIRSRFWATDDDTLSGLAAQAGDMALTNAGIDRGDIGLLLLATSTPDHLLPPSAPLVAHRLGLSRAGAIDLTGACAGFIYALMFADGFTRLHGKAAIVIAANILSRRINPAERASAVLFADAAGAVVIGPGDEPDRGILGASVDSDGSRYGLIQIPAGGSNKPFHADLDLAETRMTITDGREVFAKAVEMMTACSREALTAARMRPQDIDRFAPHQANVRIFDAVGRNLGIDDRAIVKTIVEYGNSSAATIPLSLSLAHRKQPFRPGEKVLLAAAGAGLSGGALVVGI, from the coding sequence ATGAGCAGGTCGTCGCGCCTTCTCGGGTTCGGCCATCATGCGCCGGCGCGCAGGGTCGAGAATCAGGAGATCGAAGATCGTCTCGGGCTCGAGCCCGGCTGGATCGAGCGGCGCACCGGGATACGGTCGCGCTTCTGGGCAACCGACGACGACACACTGTCGGGCCTTGCCGCGCAAGCCGGCGACATGGCGCTGACGAATGCCGGCATCGACCGCGGCGACATCGGTCTTCTGTTGCTTGCCACCTCGACGCCTGATCACCTCCTGCCGCCCAGCGCGCCGCTGGTCGCGCATCGGTTGGGACTGAGCCGCGCCGGCGCGATCGATCTGACCGGCGCCTGCGCCGGCTTCATCTATGCGCTTATGTTTGCCGATGGCTTCACCCGCCTGCACGGCAAAGCCGCCATCGTCATTGCCGCGAACATCCTTAGCCGCCGCATCAACCCGGCCGAGCGCGCCAGCGCGGTTTTGTTCGCCGATGCCGCCGGCGCCGTGGTGATCGGGCCCGGCGATGAACCGGATCGGGGCATTCTCGGCGCATCGGTTGATTCCGATGGATCGCGCTACGGGCTGATCCAGATTCCGGCGGGCGGAAGCAACAAGCCCTTCCACGCCGACCTCGATCTCGCTGAGACCCGGATGACGATCACCGACGGCCGCGAAGTGTTCGCCAAGGCGGTCGAGATGATGACCGCCTGCTCGCGGGAGGCGCTCACTGCTGCCCGCATGCGACCGCAAGACATCGACCGGTTCGCACCGCATCAGGCCAACGTCCGCATCTTCGATGCCGTCGGGCGAAACCTCGGTATCGATGATCGTGCGATCGTCAAGACGATCGTCGAATACGGCAATTCCTCCGCCGCGACGATCCCGCTCTCGCTGTCGCTCGCGCATCGGAAGCAGCCGTTTAGGCCAGGCGAAAAGGTTCTCCTGGCGGCGGCAGGTGCGGGTCTCAGCGGCGGCGCCCTGGTGGTCGGGATCTAG
- a CDS encoding adenosylmethionine--8-amino-7-oxononanoate transaminase, which produces MPQSDVWHPFTQHALEPAIPEIVRTEGAYLYKADGTCILDAISSWWVVTHGHRHPRIIKAIETTAASLDQIIFAGFTHEPAERLARALVGLAPAGLERVFYSDSGSTSVEVALKMALGYFRNIDAPRSRIVVMEHSYHGDTIGTMSVGARGVFNAAYEPLLFEVDTIPFPAAGREQETLDRFEAVSRDRHAAALIVEPLVLGAGGMLMYPAWVLAELKKIAEASGTLLIADEVMTGWGRTGTMFACEQASISPDILCTSKGLTGGAIPLAATIATDAIFQAHYSEDRKKTFFHSSSYTANPMACAAALANVEIWRDEPVAERVAALSARQAAGLHRFRDNPFFTDSRATGTIAALDLRTGSAGYLAEIGPKLRAFFLERGLLVRPLGNVLYLLPPYCITGEELDGLYDAIEEAGERFGAKP; this is translated from the coding sequence ATGCCGCAGTCCGATGTGTGGCATCCCTTCACCCAGCACGCGCTCGAGCCCGCCATCCCCGAAATCGTCCGGACGGAAGGCGCCTACCTCTACAAGGCCGACGGCACGTGCATCCTGGATGCCATTTCCTCCTGGTGGGTCGTCACCCACGGCCACCGCCATCCCCGCATCATCAAGGCCATCGAGACGACCGCGGCGAGCCTCGACCAGATCATCTTCGCTGGCTTCACCCACGAGCCGGCCGAACGCCTGGCCAGGGCGCTTGTCGGCCTCGCTCCGGCCGGCCTCGAACGGGTGTTCTATTCCGACAGCGGCTCGACCTCCGTCGAGGTCGCGCTGAAGATGGCACTCGGCTACTTCCGCAATATCGACGCGCCGCGCTCGCGCATCGTCGTCATGGAGCACAGCTATCATGGCGACACCATCGGCACGATGAGCGTCGGCGCTCGCGGCGTGTTCAACGCTGCCTACGAGCCCCTGTTGTTCGAGGTCGACACCATCCCCTTCCCGGCTGCCGGGCGCGAGCAGGAGACGCTCGATCGGTTCGAGGCAGTCTCCCGCGACCGGCACGCAGCCGCGCTGATCGTCGAGCCGCTGGTGCTCGGCGCCGGCGGCATGCTGATGTATCCGGCATGGGTTCTGGCCGAGTTGAAGAAGATCGCCGAGGCCTCTGGCACGCTGCTGATCGCCGACGAGGTGATGACCGGCTGGGGCCGCACCGGAACCATGTTCGCCTGCGAGCAGGCATCAATCTCACCGGACATTCTGTGCACCTCGAAAGGGCTGACGGGCGGCGCAATCCCGCTGGCGGCGACGATTGCCACCGATGCCATCTTCCAGGCCCATTATTCCGAGGACCGGAAGAAGACATTCTTCCACTCGAGTTCCTACACTGCCAATCCGATGGCCTGCGCGGCCGCACTCGCCAATGTCGAGATCTGGCGTGACGAACCGGTGGCCGAGCGGGTCGCGGCCCTGAGTGCAAGACAGGCCGCAGGGCTTCATCGTTTTCGTGACAATCCTTTTTTCACCGACAGCCGCGCAACCGGGACGATCGCGGCTCTCGATCTGCGCACCGGCTCCGCCGGCTATCTGGCCGAGATCGGGCCGAAGCTGCGCGCTTTCTTCCTCGAGCGCGGGCTGCTGGTGCGTCCGCTCGGCAATGTCCTCTATCTTCTGCCGCCCTATTGCATCACCGGCGAAGAACTCGACGGTCTCTATGACGCCATCGAGGAGGCCGGGGAACGCTTCGGCGCTAAGCCATGA
- a CDS encoding L-aspartate oxidase, which produces MSMDVRDLDDRPVIIGAGIAGLMTALHLAPEPVLLLSRSPLGADASSAWAQGGLAASMGDDDDPILHLTDTLAAGDGLCDAEAARRIVYAAPAAIEYLARFGVRFDRTPAGALRLGLEAAHSRRRIVHAGGDGSGREVMRALVAAVRSTPTIEVIEGFEARRLVAEDGRIAGVLASGAAGPVFLATARVVLATGGIGGLFHDSTNPLGSCGQGLALAARAGAVLADLEFVQFHPTALDEPKRPMSLISEAVRGEGATLVDETGRRFLSGVQGTELAPRDVLARAVGNHLASGHRVFLDVRERPGPTFARQFPTIALACKEAGIDPARDLIPIRPAQHYHMGGVAVDLAGRTSVQGLWACGEVASTGLHGANRLASNSLTEAVVCARWVAESLRGIPARRAQQTFASDSPSPDPAAVRPVLSRALGVVRNREGLEAAARALLPLAECADATSGPAVVGLMITIAALQRRESRGAHQRTDFPLHAAVARRSEITLEAALRTARELEPRLECLT; this is translated from the coding sequence ATGAGCATGGACGTCCGCGACCTCGACGACCGGCCGGTCATCATCGGCGCCGGCATAGCCGGGCTGATGACCGCACTACACTTGGCACCCGAGCCGGTGCTTCTGCTCTCAAGATCGCCGCTTGGCGCGGATGCGTCCAGCGCGTGGGCGCAAGGCGGGCTTGCCGCCAGCATGGGCGATGATGATGACCCGATCCTCCATCTTACCGATACGCTCGCCGCCGGTGACGGCCTTTGCGATGCGGAAGCAGCAAGGCGCATCGTGTACGCTGCGCCCGCCGCGATCGAATATCTGGCACGGTTTGGGGTTCGTTTTGATCGGACGCCGGCAGGCGCCCTTCGTCTCGGACTGGAGGCCGCGCACAGCCGGCGGCGCATCGTTCATGCCGGTGGTGACGGCAGCGGACGAGAGGTCATGCGTGCCCTGGTCGCGGCGGTACGTTCGACGCCGACAATAGAGGTGATCGAGGGCTTCGAAGCGCGCCGGCTGGTGGCGGAGGACGGCAGAATCGCCGGTGTCCTGGCGAGCGGCGCGGCAGGTCCGGTGTTCCTCGCGACGGCACGGGTCGTCCTCGCCACGGGTGGGATCGGTGGCTTGTTCCACGACAGCACCAATCCTCTGGGCAGTTGCGGACAGGGTCTGGCGTTGGCGGCCCGTGCGGGGGCTGTGCTTGCCGATCTGGAATTCGTCCAGTTCCATCCGACCGCGCTTGACGAGCCGAAGCGCCCGATGTCGCTGATCAGCGAAGCCGTTCGCGGCGAAGGCGCAACCTTGGTCGATGAGACGGGCCGGCGGTTTCTCAGCGGCGTGCAAGGAACGGAACTTGCGCCGCGCGACGTGCTGGCGCGTGCCGTCGGGAACCATCTGGCCAGCGGACACCGCGTCTTTCTCGACGTGCGGGAAAGGCCCGGCCCGACATTCGCGCGGCAGTTCCCGACGATCGCATTGGCTTGCAAAGAGGCCGGCATCGATCCGGCGCGTGACCTCATTCCCATCCGACCGGCGCAGCACTACCACATGGGTGGTGTGGCCGTGGATCTGGCCGGCCGCACATCGGTTCAAGGACTTTGGGCTTGCGGCGAAGTCGCCTCGACCGGATTGCATGGCGCCAACAGGCTCGCCAGCAATTCCTTGACCGAGGCGGTGGTCTGCGCACGCTGGGTGGCAGAAAGCCTGCGGGGGATCCCTGCCCGGCGTGCACAGCAAACGTTTGCAAGTGACTCTCCGTCGCCCGATCCGGCAGCAGTGCGCCCTGTCTTGTCGCGCGCGCTCGGTGTTGTACGGAATCGCGAAGGCCTGGAAGCAGCGGCGCGTGCCTTGTTGCCGCTCGCCGAGTGCGCGGATGCTACCTCAGGTCCGGCCGTGGTCGGGCTGATGATCACGATTGCCGCGTTGCAACGTCGGGAAAGTCGCGGCGCCCACCAGCGGACGGATTTTCCCCTTCATGCGGCCGTCGCCCGCCGCTCAGAAATCACCCTGGAGGCCGCCCTGAGGACAGCGCGGGAACTCGAACCTCGGCTGGAATGCCTGACATGA
- a CDS encoding DUF427 domain-containing protein, with amino-acid sequence MNTQSRSTRMQTSPASSMHFPTAPAIVPFDGTVTVRFSDAIVASSERAKLLYEDGRNPVFYIPFEDIYFELFEKTNTTSDSPWGTASYWRVHAAGASADNFMWAYETPETAALAIARHGVFDPHKARIDADPAEDKQHTPHLPE; translated from the coding sequence ATGAACACGCAGTCAAGGAGTACGAGAATGCAAACCTCACCGGCGAGTTCCATGCATTTTCCGACCGCCCCTGCCATCGTGCCCTTTGACGGCACAGTGACGGTCAGGTTTTCAGACGCCATCGTTGCGTCCAGCGAGCGGGCAAAGCTGCTTTATGAAGATGGGCGAAATCCGGTCTTCTACATCCCGTTCGAGGATATCTATTTCGAGCTCTTCGAGAAAACGAACACCACCTCGGATTCTCCATGGGGCACGGCCAGCTATTGGCGCGTTCATGCCGCCGGTGCATCCGCCGACAATTTCATGTGGGCCTATGAGACGCCTGAGACAGCCGCCTTGGCTATCGCTCGGCACGGCGTTTTCGATCCGCACAAGGCGCGCATCGACGCCGATCCGGCCGAGGACAAACAGCATACGCCGCACCTCCCCGAATAG
- a CDS encoding 8-amino-7-oxononanoate synthase, with the protein MNEAPLARYDATLRGLARKDRLRTLSPRAGLDFSSNDYLGLAASKRLGDAVAAAIAQGTPVGATGSRLLRGNAPEHEALEADAAAFFRADRALFFGSGYIANFALLTALPQKGDLLVLDELAHASMHEGARAGRAEFKLAVHNDVDAFEDAITRWRAEGGTGRVWIVVESLYSMDGDRAPMEDLVALADRHEAFIVVDEAHATGVWGPDGRGLAAAFEGRDNIVALHTCGKALGAAGALVTGPELLCDYLVNRCRPFIYSTAPSPLMAVAAREAIAMLSDEPQRRAQLQERVAFAGRQLAERCGVAPSGSQIQPFVIGDNGRTMAVAAALQARSFDIRGIRPPTVPEGTSRLRISLTLNVDEADISAMVEALFEVLAAA; encoded by the coding sequence ATGAACGAAGCGCCGCTTGCCCGCTATGACGCGACCTTGCGCGGACTGGCGCGCAAGGACCGTCTGCGGACGCTTTCGCCGCGCGCTGGGCTCGATTTCTCGTCGAACGACTATCTCGGGCTCGCCGCCTCCAAAAGACTGGGCGACGCGGTTGCGGCGGCGATCGCGCAGGGCACGCCGGTCGGCGCGACCGGATCTCGGCTGCTGCGCGGCAACGCGCCGGAACACGAGGCACTGGAGGCGGACGCGGCAGCGTTCTTCAGAGCCGACCGCGCGCTGTTCTTCGGCAGCGGCTACATCGCCAACTTCGCCCTGCTCACCGCCCTGCCGCAGAAGGGTGACCTTTTGGTCCTCGACGAATTGGCTCATGCCAGCATGCATGAGGGGGCCCGCGCTGGCCGCGCCGAGTTCAAGCTCGCCGTGCACAACGACGTCGATGCTTTCGAGGATGCAATCACGCGCTGGCGCGCCGAAGGCGGCACCGGGCGCGTCTGGATCGTGGTCGAAAGCCTCTACAGCATGGATGGCGACCGCGCGCCGATGGAGGACCTGGTCGCGCTTGCCGACCGGCACGAGGCCTTCATCGTCGTCGATGAGGCGCATGCCACCGGCGTCTGGGGGCCAGACGGCCGCGGCCTTGCCGCCGCTTTCGAGGGCCGCGACAACATCGTCGCGCTCCACACATGCGGCAAGGCGCTCGGCGCGGCCGGTGCGCTCGTCACCGGGCCGGAACTGCTGTGCGACTATCTCGTCAACCGCTGTCGGCCATTCATCTACTCCACCGCGCCATCGCCGCTGATGGCCGTGGCAGCGCGCGAGGCGATTGCCATGCTGTCCGACGAGCCCCAACGCCGTGCCCAGTTGCAGGAGCGCGTTGCCTTCGCGGGCCGCCAATTGGCCGAGCGCTGCGGCGTAGCCCCCAGCGGCTCGCAGATCCAGCCCTTCGTCATCGGCGACAACGGGCGCACCATGGCGGTGGCGGCGGCGCTGCAGGCGCGCAGTTTCGACATTCGCGGCATTCGTCCGCCGACCGTCCCCGAGGGCACATCGCGCCTGCGCATTTCGCTGACGCTGAATGTCGACGAGGCCGACATTTCGGCCATGGTCGAGGCGCTCTTCGAGGTGTTGGCGGCGGCATGA
- the nadC gene encoding carboxylating nicotinate-nucleotide diphosphorylase, with amino-acid sequence MDLSPLPTIMFEPLVRAALLEDLGRAGDLTTDAIVANERHVTTVLAARQQGVVAGLDLAMLAFKLIDPNVEMTVERADGSEVAQGEVIASVSGPARAILTAERTALNFLGHLSGIATATTSIVNAVRGHKAKIVCTRKTTPGLRAVEKYAVRAGGGANHRFGLDDAILIKDNHIAIAGGIRPAMERARMSVGHLVKVEVEVDTLVQLEEALAHAPDAVLLDNMSVDDLRNAVAMVGGRAVTEASGRITAAIAPAVAATGIDLISIGWLTHSAPILDIGLDYREL; translated from the coding sequence ATGGACCTCTCGCCACTTCCCACAATCATGTTTGAGCCTCTGGTACGGGCAGCTCTGCTCGAGGACCTTGGCAGGGCCGGCGATTTGACCACGGACGCCATCGTGGCGAATGAACGCCACGTGACGACCGTGCTGGCGGCGCGCCAGCAAGGCGTCGTCGCCGGCCTTGATCTGGCGATGCTTGCCTTCAAGCTGATCGATCCGAATGTCGAGATGACGGTGGAACGCGCGGACGGCAGCGAGGTCGCGCAGGGAGAGGTCATCGCCTCGGTGAGCGGCCCGGCCCGCGCCATTCTCACGGCGGAACGCACGGCGCTCAATTTCCTGGGCCATCTCAGCGGCATAGCCACGGCGACGACATCAATCGTCAATGCGGTCCGGGGGCACAAGGCGAAAATCGTCTGCACCCGCAAGACGACTCCTGGCTTGCGAGCGGTCGAAAAATACGCTGTGCGCGCCGGCGGCGGCGCCAATCACCGCTTCGGCCTCGACGACGCCATCCTGATCAAGGACAACCACATCGCCATCGCCGGCGGAATTCGCCCGGCAATGGAGCGGGCGCGAATGAGCGTCGGCCATCTCGTCAAGGTCGAAGTCGAGGTCGATACGCTGGTCCAGTTGGAAGAGGCCTTGGCGCACGCGCCCGACGCAGTCCTGCTGGACAACATGTCAGTCGATGACTTGCGCAATGCGGTGGCCATGGTGGGTGGCCGGGCGGTCACCGAGGCGTCTGGCAGGATCACCGCCGCGATTGCGCCAGCCGTTGCCGCAACCGGTATCGACCTGATTTCCATCGGCTGGTTGACTCACAGCGCCCCGATCCTCGATATCGGCCTCGATTATCGTGAGCTTTGA
- a CDS encoding YihY/virulence factor BrkB family protein produces the protein MRAWVREGWVLLKEAISGFVNDNALSHGAAMAFYAATSLAPILLIVVAIAGLVFGNDAARLALSAQISGVMGAQSADLLQATIETASRGSSSTLAAILGMVTLLVTASGVFGEMQLSLNEIWKVKPGGTSLSRLVRARAASLGLVAALGFMLLVSLAASTAISALGELINAGLPFGELIVSAINTVVSFVLIALLFAAIYKVLPDRTLQWRDVAVGSLVTTLLFTIGKALIGWYIGTSAIATSYGAAGALIIVLLWVYYSAQIFLFGAEITRAYSVRHGSRPDLAPVMAAHASTRRGRPGASGREVAAWMVLSSLLTTLFVRPWRSR, from the coding sequence ATGCGAGCGTGGGTTCGTGAAGGCTGGGTTCTGCTGAAAGAGGCCATCAGCGGCTTCGTCAACGACAACGCACTGAGCCATGGTGCGGCGATGGCCTTCTATGCCGCCACCTCGCTTGCGCCGATCCTGCTGATCGTGGTGGCGATTGCTGGCCTGGTCTTCGGCAACGACGCCGCCCGGCTGGCCCTTTCGGCGCAGATATCGGGCGTCATGGGCGCGCAGAGCGCCGATCTCCTGCAGGCGACGATCGAGACCGCCTCGCGCGGATCATCGAGTACCCTGGCCGCCATATTGGGGATGGTGACGTTGCTCGTAACCGCGTCGGGCGTCTTCGGCGAGATGCAGCTCTCGCTCAACGAAATCTGGAAGGTGAAGCCGGGCGGCACGTCGCTGTCGCGATTGGTGCGGGCGCGGGCCGCAAGCCTTGGGCTTGTCGCCGCCCTCGGCTTCATGCTTCTGGTATCGCTGGCTGCGAGCACGGCAATCTCCGCCCTCGGCGAACTCATCAATGCAGGTCTTCCGTTCGGCGAACTGATAGTCAGCGCCATCAACACAGTGGTTTCCTTCGTGCTGATCGCACTGCTCTTTGCGGCAATATACAAGGTCCTGCCTGACAGGACGTTGCAATGGCGCGACGTCGCCGTCGGTTCGCTCGTTACCACGCTTTTGTTCACGATCGGCAAGGCTCTGATCGGCTGGTACATCGGGACGAGTGCGATAGCGACGTCCTATGGTGCGGCCGGCGCGCTGATAATCGTGCTGTTGTGGGTCTACTATTCGGCCCAGATCTTCCTGTTCGGCGCCGAGATAACCCGCGCCTATTCTGTCAGGCACGGAAGTCGACCCGACCTCGCGCCCGTGATGGCGGCCCACGCAAGCACCAGGCGGGGCAGGCCTGGGGCATCCGGACGCGAGGTGGCTGCGTGGATGGTCCTCAGCAGTTTGCTGACGACGCTTTTTGTCCGACCCTGGCGCTCACGCTAA